Below is a window of Electrophorus electricus isolate fEleEle1 chromosome 1, fEleEle1.pri, whole genome shotgun sequence DNA.
atCCTCAGGTCCTTCATTTTGTTGAAAAACCCAGCACTTTTGTTAGTGAGATTATCAACTGTGGAATTTACCTGTTCACACCTGAGATTTTTGGGCACCTTGGGACAGTGTTTCAGAGGAACCAGGAGGAAAGGCTCCAGTAAGTGCTAGAATGACCCAGTTCtgtgctgaatgtgtgttttttggacGATCTGTGATAGTAAATCAGATTAACGAGAGTCCTGTTGGCACAGGGAGCTGTGATAGTGAATCACACTAACGAGGGTCCTGTTGGCACAGGGAGCTGTGATAGTGAATCACACTAACGAGGGTCCTGTTGGCACAGGGAGCTGTGATAGTGAATCACACTAACGAGGGTCCTGTTGGCACAGGGAGCTGTGATAGTGAATCACACTAACGAGGGTCCTGTTGGCACAGGGAGCTGTGATAGTGAATCACACTAATGAGGGTCCTGTTGGCACAGGGAGCTGTGATGGTGAATCACACTAACGAGGGTCCTGTTGGCACATGGAGCTGTGATAGTGAATCACACTAACGAGGGTCCTATTGGCACAGGGAGGGTCCTCTGTGCACAAGGCAGATGGCTGAGGTGATCCACCTGGAGCGGGACATCTTTACCATGCTGGCGGCACACAAACAACTTTACGTTTACAAGACACAGCACTTCTGGAGCCAGATCAAATCTGCAGGGTATGTCTGAAATacaaccccccgcccccgcgcactcttactctctttctTTAACTCCCTCTTGCACGTGTTCTCACGCCgcctgtctcattctctctcactccctctctcgcaatctctttctttcccattttctttttcacccTTCACTGCAGCCAAGTCATGTGACCCAAGTCTAATTTGATTGACAGGTCAGCAATATATGGCAGTCGTTTGTACTTGAAGCAGTATCATGAGACTCACCCAGAGAGACTGGCCACAAACCAGGAAGGGGCACCAAAGATAATAGGTACCTGCAATACTACAAGTACTGCATTTAAGAATAAGgataatattaaaaacaatagttgttattattattattattaacatcatCATTGGATTTAGTCCTGCTATAACCTGTATACTTAatacatgcatatttaaatacctgtctttgtgtttgttactgACTTAATAATTACCATTAATTATGTTCTACCTGTAGGGGATGTTTACATCCATCAGACAGCTAACGTTGACCCCACAGCTGTGGTAAGCATATCACAACATCACAAACACGCCATTAGAGAGGATCAGTAGGCATTTGCTTTAAACTACCTGTTTTTCTTCAGTTAGGTCCCAACGTCTCAATAGGGAAAGGGGTCTTGATCGGTGCAGGGGTTCGAGTGAGGGAATCCATTGTCCTCCATGGGGCCGTGCTACAGGTAAAGGAGTCAGGTTGCATTTAGATATGTCGTGGTTTTGATTAGTCAGATTTGTTTGGCATGGTTCTCCTGTGGTGGTAAAACAGCAACATTTAGGGacagcacaaatacaaaatagTCAAAATACAAGGACATCACCTCaacaaaacatcttaaaagTGCCGTGTTTGtgacaatgtaaaaaaaactaaagtgtGATATTGAAACATTAATGACAACACATTAACATCTAGCCACAACACAGCAGTATGAACCCAAACTAAACGTTTCCACGTTGCTACTACTATACATGATGACCAGGAAACCATTTTCATGAGAAGTCTGGTGTAGTCTGTGGTGTAGTCTGTGGTGTAGTCTGAGGTGTAGTCTGAGGTGTAGTCTGAGGTGTAGTCTGTGGTGTAGTCTGAGGTGTAATATGAAGTGTAGTCAAAGGTACAGTATGAGGTGTAGTCTGAGGTGTAATCTGGTGTAGTCTGTGGTACAGTCTCAGGTGTAGTCTGAGGTGTAGTCTGAGGTGTAGTCTCAAGTGTAGTCTGAGGTGTAGTCTCAGGTGTAGTCTCAGGTGTAGTCTCAGGTGTAGACTGAGGTGTACTGGTGCTGAAATCCTTTCCTCACTCTGTTCCAGGACCACTGCTGTGTGCTGAACAGCATCGTCGGGTGGGGCAGTGTAATAGGAAAGTGGGCAAGAGTGGAGGGTAGCCCAAGTGACCCCAACCCCAACGACCCCTATGCTAAAATCGACAGTGAGACTCTGTTCAGGGATGGGAGTTTGACCCCCTCTATTACCATCCTGGGTATGTGACACTTATATCATCTCCATGCACAATGACACTGCTTCAGGTGTTCAGAAACAAGGACCAAAAAGAATAATAACGAAATGAAAAAGCTACCTGTGAGTCAGGCTCTGACAttcatactatactatactacactatactatactatactatactataatatCCTATACAatactatacactacactataacatactatacaatactatactatactacactatactataatatactacactatactataacatactatactatactacactatactataatatactatacaatactatcctacactatactataaaacgctatactacactataatataatatactatacaatactatactacactatactacactacactataatatactatacaatactatactatacactatacaacaccatactatactatattacactatactataatatactttactatactacactatagtATAATATACTATAGAATACTATACTGcactatactatacaatactatattatactacactatactatactacactgcACTATACTATACCACACtactataatatactatactacactacactatactatactataatgcactatactatactacactatactacacaatactatactatactataccaaactacactatactataatatactatactacactacgctataccatactatactataatCTACTATACTGCACTATTATACTACACTGCACTATACTAATACTATAATaaactatactacactatactattctgtactacactatacaacactgtactatactatattatatgTCATACTTATTGCTCTTCCTGGAGCAGTTTTTcaagtttcttttttaattagaTATAATAATGGGACTTTTACTACTAGAGGGAGAAGTAGCTTTCACTAGGTCTGAGTAGGTCAGAAGCTTGAGCATATTACCTGAATGTAGCATTAATAAGGCATTAATCTACTTAAATTAAACTTCTCATTTAAGGTTTTTTGTTTCTACATAGGTTGCAATGTGAACATTCCATCAGAGGTCATTATTCGAAACTCAATTGTACTCCCTCACAAAGATCTTAATAGGAGCTTCAAAAACCAGATCATCCTCTAGAGGGCGCcatctccttcttctccttcttggAAAAGGCATGGAATGATCCACAATAATGTGAATAAGGAATCTACTAATTTGACATAATATTGTTTAGCAGACATTTGGTGTGTTTCTGTTGCTTGTTTGGTGTCTTGTGTTTACCCTTGTATATGTCCCTCTTTTTATAAGTTTTTGAGAAACtttataacaatattttttttcaatcaCTACTTTTATGTTTTCGAATGTGAcgaacattttcatttaaaaattttaaaataattttttcaagTTAACCTAAATTTAATGTTAGTTTTATACTACACAAACTTTAGTCTCCTAATCCAGTGATTGCATCAGGGTCCTGGACTCCTGTAATGATTTTGCACATCACTGATGTTGGTTTTTGTATTATTCACTTAATAGTGAAGAAGTGAGTTTTTAGGAGCCAGAACATGGCTTCACATTCACATTGACCTGCTTTTTGATGTCCTAATATTCATCAATGTCTCGTGTTGGGTTTCGCCTATATGAGGTTGTTCGCCTATGAGGTTTACATGCATCAAGTTCTGCCACAGTGTGAAGATGGGAGACGCAGATGAGTGAGAGTATTGTAAAGAAAGAGTCGGGCGTATAGTACCAGCCAGTGACACTGCTAGGACTGTGCTTACCAGCTTTTCTGCATGAGAACAtgggccagaggaggatggcctccccccctttgagttttggttcctctcaaggtttcttcctcgtgctctaggaagtttttccttgccgCTTTCGcccttgacttgctcactgggggcttgaacCTGGACATTTGTAaggctgctttgtgacatctgttgtaaaaagcgctatgtaaatacattttgattcgATTTTTGAATTTGATTTGAATATACTGAGATGCACAATCAAGTCATCTTAAATTCAGATGGAAAGGGTAGGTTTTCCTGGCCAGTCTGAGAATGAGTTAGCTTGTTATTGGTAATTTATCCTTCCCTGGGACTAGACCTGAGAGGTTCCACTAAAGGAGGATGGTGGTGGGGCGGTTTAATCAAACCCAAT
It encodes the following:
- the gmppab gene encoding mannose-1-phosphate guanyltransferase alpha-B, which codes for MLKAVVLIGGPQKGTRFRPLSFEVAKPLFPVAGVPMLQHLVEACAKVPDIKEVLLIGFYQPNEELSRFLASAQQEFKISLRYLQEFASLGTGGGIYHFRDQILSGGPCAFFLMNADVCSAFPLADILRFHRRHGDSHCGIILGTTANRKQSLNYGCIVENPETNEVLHFVEKPSTFVSEIINCGIYLFTPEIFGHLGTVFQRNQEERLQEGPLCTRQMAEVIHLERDIFTMLAAHKQLYVYKTQHFWSQIKSAGSAIYGSRLYLKQYHETHPERLATNQEGAPKIIGDVYIHQTANVDPTAVLGPNVSIGKGVLIGAGVRVRESIVLHGAVLQDHCCVLNSIVGWGSVIGKWARVEGSPSDPNPNDPYAKIDSETLFRDGSLTPSITILGCNVNIPSEVIIRNSIVLPHKDLNRSFKNQIIL